A stretch of the Medicago truncatula cultivar Jemalong A17 chromosome 5, MtrunA17r5.0-ANR, whole genome shotgun sequence genome encodes the following:
- the LOC11407856 gene encoding heavy metal-associated isoprenylated plant protein 22: protein MGALDFLSDYFTVTPKKKHKPMQTVEIKVKMDCDGCERRVRNSVTNMSGVKEVEVNREQSKVTVTGNVDRNKVLRKVQSTGKRAKFWPYVEANLVAYPYITQAYAKNAPSGYVKNTELAIPNPNGTDDKITSFFSDDNPNACSIM from the exons ATGGGTGCTCTAGATTTCCTTTCAGATTACTTCACTGTCACCCCAAAAAAGAAACACAAACCCATGCAG ACAGTTGAAATAAAGGTGAAAATGGACTGTGATGGCTGTGAAAGAAGAGTTCGGAATTCTGTTACCAACATGTCAG gtGTGAAGGAAGTAGAGGTGAATAGAGAGCAAAGCAAGGTAACCGTGACTGGGAATGTGGATAGAAATAAGGTCCTAAGGAAGGTGCAGAGCACAGGAAAAAGAGCAAAGTTTTGGCCATATGTTGAAGCTAACTTGGTGGCATATCCCTACATAACACAAGCATATGCAAAAAATGCACCTTCTGGATATGTGAAAAACACTGAATTAGCAATACCAAACCCAAATGGAACAGATGATAAGATCACTTCCTTCTTTAGTGATGATAACCCTAATGCATGTTCAATCATGTGA
- the LOC11413470 gene encoding protein root UVB sensitive 1, chloroplastic, with translation MGYTCITVSLLPPLHLRHRSPPPPHFPVTTFNPFSSIKLTPSHPFRLSALPTGGNNNNNGGSGGGGSWGNNPFDSDDSSSPSSNSRYTLLFTLLFSSVTFCLCQLAMAKTRSLSSEDDILTQPIYEVKGGNLIKLFPDNLKDIFIASNPGLFSELSSLNSSQVPTFLYNKCREFVVRLMLPEGFPNSVTSDYLEYSLWRGVQGVACQVSGVLATQALLYAVGLGKGAIPTAAAINWVLKDGIGYLSKILLSDFGRHFDVNPKGWRLFADLLENAAFGLEMCTPAFPHLFVPIGAFAGASRSAASLIQASTRSCFFAGFAAQRNFAEVIAKGEVQGMVSRFIGIGIGIGLGNCIGSSTPLVLASFCVVTWVHMYCNLKSYQSIQLRTLNPHRASLVFSEYLLSGQAPPVKEVNAEEPLFPAVPILNAPFANKETQSIVLSSEAKDAAVEIESRLQLGSKLSEIINNKEEVLALFSLYKNEGYILSEHTGKFCVVLKETCSQLDMLKALFQVNYLYWLEKNAGIEGRGTLYDCKPGGRLQISLEYAEREFNHVRNDGESVGWITDGLIARPLPNRCRPGNTE, from the exons ATGGGCTACACTTGCATCACCGTTTcccttcttcctcctcttcacCTCCGCCACCGTTCACCACCACCCCCACATTTCCCGGTCACCACTTTCAACCCTTTTTCGTCCATTAAACTAACCCCTTCTCACCCTTTTCGCCTTTCAGCCCTTCCCACCGGCggcaataacaataacaatggtggtagtggtggtggtggttcaTGGGGCAATAACCCTTTTGACTCAGATGATTCTTCTTCACCTTCTTCAAATTCTCGTTACACCCTTTTGTTTACTTTACTATTCTCTTCTGTTACATTTTGTCTCTGCCAACTCGCAATGGCAAAAACCCGTTCTTTATCATCTGAAGATGATATTTTGACCCAACCCATTTACGAAGTCAAAGGTGGAAACTTGATAAAGCTATTCCCTGATAATTTGAAGGATATTTTCATTGCGTCAAATCCCGGGTTATTTTCTGAATTATCGTCTTTAAATTCATCACAAGTTCCAACCTTTTTGTATAATAAATGTAGAGAATTTGTAGTTAGGTTGATGCTACCTGAAGGTTTTCCAAATAGTGTAACAAGTGATTATTTAGAGTATTCATTATGGAGAGGTGTTCAAGGTGTTGCTTGTCAGGTGAGTGGAGTGTTGGCAACTCAAGCTTTGCTATATGCTGTTGGATTGGGGAAAGGGGCTATTCCTACTGCTGCTGCTATTAATTGGGTGCTGAAAGATGGAATTGGGTATCTTAGTAAGATTTTGTTGTCGGATTTCGGGAGGCATTTTGATGTTAATCCTAAAGGGTGGAGATTGTTTGCTGATCTTCTTGAAAATGCTGCGTTTGGTTTGGAGATGTGTACTCCTGCTTTTCCTCATTTGTTTGTACCTATTGGTGCTTTTGCTGGTGCTTCTCGATCGGCTGCTTCTTTGATTCAG GCTTCTACTAGGAGTTGTTTCTTTGCCGGTTTCGCTGCTCAAAGGAATTTCGCTGAG GTAATTGCTAAAGGTGAAGTTCAAGGAATGGTCAGCAGGTTTATTGGTATCGGGATTGGTATAGGACTGGGCAACTGCATAGGTTCATCCACGCCTCTTGTTCTTGCTTCTTTTTGTGTTGTGACTTGGGTCCACATGTACTGCAATCTAAAGTCTTACCAGTCCATTCAATTGCGGACTTTAAATCCTCACCGTGCAA GTTTGGTTTTCAGTGAATATCTACTGAGTGGCCAGGCTCCTCCAGTTAAAGAGGTCAATGCCGAGGAACCGCTATTTCCAGCAGTACCCATATTAAATGCACCTTTTGCAAACAAA GAGACACAATCAATTGTTTTATCATCTGAAGCAAAAGATGCAGCTGTAGAAATTGAAAGCCGTCTGCAGCTTGGATCCAAACTCAGTGAAATTATCAACAATAAGGAGGAAGTGCTTGCTCTCTTTTCTCTTTATAAAAATGAAGGCTACATCTTGTCTGAGCACACGGGAAAATTCTGT GTGGTGCTTAAAGAAACTTGTTCACAGCTGGATATGCTCAAGGCATTGTTTCAGGTCAACTATCTTTATTGGTTAGAGAAGAACGCAGGAATTGAAGGAAGAGGAACCCTTTATGACTGCAAACCTGGTGGTAGGCTGCAAATATCTCTAGAATATGCGGAAAGGGAATTCAATCATGTTAGAAATGATGGAGAATCAGTTGGTTGGATCACAGATGGGCTTATTGCAAGGCCTTTGCCTAATAGGTGTCGGCCAGGAAACACGGAGTGA
- the LOC11410960 gene encoding probable LRR receptor-like serine/threonine-protein kinase At3g47570 — MKKRNQNPSFDSPTIDQLAKVSYQDLHQGTDGFSDKNLIGSGSFGCVYSGNLVSEVNVVAVKVLNLQKNGASKSFIVECNALKNIRHRNSVKVLTCCSSTNYKGQEFKALVFYYMKNGSLEQWLHPEILNSEHPKTLDLGHRLNIIIDVASALHYLHQECEQLIIHCDLKPSNVLLNDDMVAHVSDFGIATFVSTIGGTSQPLATLLQVLRMPVIYLLILNPSFTILSSPSLSPNDFSSEMLKMLSLKDIKGMVAKGICITRSRSFIQPDVSNCSVVYPLRCKTN, encoded by the exons ATGAAAAAAAGAAACCAAAATCCATCTTTTGATTCACCAACAATCGATCAACTAGCTAAAGTTTCATACCAAGACTTACATCAAGGAACTGATGGGTTCTCGGATAAAAACTTGATTGGATCAGGAAGTTTTGGTTGTGTGTATAGCGGGAATCTTGTGTCAGAAGTTAATGTTGTTGCTGTGAAGGTCCTAAACCTCCAAAAGAATGGAGCTAGCAAGAGTTTTATTGTTGAATGTAATGCACTCAAAAACATTAGACACCGAAACTCAGTTAAGGTTTTAACATGTTGTTCTAGTACAAACTACAAAGGTCAAGAATTTAAAGCTCTAGTTTTTTATTACATGAAAAATGGAAGCTTAGAACAATGGTTGCATCCTGAGATTTTAAATTCAGAGCATCCAAAAACATTGGACCTTGGTCATAGGTTAAACATCATTATCGATGTTGCTTCGGCATTACATTATCTGCATCAAGAATGTGAGCAATTGATTATTCATTGTGATCTAAAGCCAAGCAATGTTCTTCTGAATGATGACATGGTTGCTCATGTGAGTGATTTTGGCATAGCAACATTTGTCTCAACCATTGGTGGTACCTCTCAACCGTTGGCTACACTCCTCCAG gttcTCAGAATGCCTGTTATTTATCTGCTTATCCTGAACCCATCCTTCACCATTCTATCATCACCATCTTTGTCTCCTAATGATTTTTCCAGTGAAATGTTGAAGATGTTGAGTCTGAAAGATATTAAAGGAATGGTGGCTAAGGGAATATGCATCACAAGGTCCAGGAGTTTCATACAGCCAGATGTATCAAATTGCTCTGTGGTGTATCCTCTTAGATGTaagacaaattaa
- the LOC120580618 gene encoding probable LRR receptor-like serine/threonine-protein kinase At3g47570: MALFHPTCFMPSPISNFVRPIPTSITNASSPITIFDLGQNYFVGQVPTLGWLNDLLLLSLEYNYLGDNSTKDLEFLKSLTNCTKLQVLSINNNNFGGNLPNFIGNLSTELIELYVGYNQISGKIPAELGNLIGLTLLGMEQNHFEGIIPAAFEKFQKMQDLTLNRNKLLGDIPHFIGNFSQLYWLDLHHNMFEGSIPPSIGNCQHLQYLNLAQNKLRGIIPLEIFNLFSLSILLELSHNFLSGSLPREVGMLKNIGKLDVSENNLFGDIPIIGECVSLEYLHLQGNSFNGTIPSSLASLKGLLYLDLSRNQFYGSIPNVIQNISGLKHLNVSFNMLEGEVPTNGVFGNVTCNNDWKQ, encoded by the coding sequence ATGGCTCTCTTCCACCCAACATGTTTCATGCCCTCCCCAATCTCCAATTTTGTGCGACCAATCCCCACTTCCATAACAAATGCATCATCTCCCATTACAATATTTGATCTCGGTCAAAACTATTTTGTTGGACAAGTTCCAACTCTAGGATGGCTAAATGATCTACTATTGCTAAGTTTGGAATACAACTATTTAGGTGACAATTCAACAAAGGATTTGGAGTTTTTAAAATCTTTGACAAATTGTACTAAGTTGCAAGTGCTTTCtataaacaataacaattttGGAGGCAACTTGCCAAATTTCATAGGCAATTTATCCACTGAACTTATTGAGCTATATGTTGGGTATAATCAGATATCAGGAAAAATTCCTGCAGAATTAGGCAATTTAATTGGCTTAACTCTATTGGGAATGGAACAAAACCACTTTGAAGGAATTATCCCAGCTGCTTTTGAAAAGTTCCAAAAGATGCAAGATTTAACATTGAATAGAAACAAGTTGTTAGGAGATATACCACACTTTATAGGCAATTTCAGCCAATTGTATTGGCTGGATTTACATCATAATATGTTTGAAGGAAGTATTCCTCCAAGCATAGGAAACTGCCAACATCTACAATATCTAAATCTAGCTCAAAATAAGCTTAGAGGAATCATACCCTTAGagatttttaatcttttttcctTATCAATTTTATTGGAGTTGTCACATAATTTTTTGAGCGGTAGCTTGCCAAGAGAAGTTGGCATGCTAAAAAATATTGGTAAGCTAGATGTTTCTGAAAATAATCTGTTTGGTGATATTCCTATCATTGGTGAATGCGTAAGCTTGGAATACCTTCATTTGCAAGGGAACTCCTTCAATGGAACAATACCATCCTCTTTGGCTTCGCTCAAAGGTCTTTTATATTTAGACCTTTCCAGAAATCAATTTTATGGATCAATTCCAAATGTCATACAGAATATCTCTGGTTTAAAACACTTGAATGTTTCTTTTAACATGTTGGAAGGGGAGGTACCAACAAACGGTGTCTTTGGAAATGTAACATGTAACAATGATTGGAAACAATAA
- the LOC11416549 gene encoding bifunctional peptidase and (3S)-lysyl hydroxylase JMJD7: MNEKIEELWREVRELSLGSKRSIERLESAPTPLQFHRNFITPNKPCIISNSISHWPSLSLWSHPSYLTQSLSSTTVSLHLTPTGSADSLTPLPSSPSSLCFASAHVQNLPFPEALRLINSSNPSQCVAYAQQQNDCFRSEYDSIVKDCDQHIAWATEAFGLEPEAVNLWIGNKHSSTWFHKDHYENLYAVVTGQKHFLLFPPTDVHRFYIRNYPAATYKYYMETGEFDLELDKPTRYVPWCSVNPFPSPENLEDEISKFPLYFNGPPPFECTVKAGEILYLPSMWFHHVRQSGDDGELTIAVNYWYDMQFDIKYAYFNFLQSIDYRSPTSPMMPEKLCEEIDFGPDDDETR; the protein is encoded by the exons ATGAATGAGAAGATAGAAGAACTATGGAGAGAAGTACGAGAATTAAGTCTAGGAAGCAAAAGAAGCATAGAACGTTTAGAATCAGCACCAACACCACTCCAATTCCATAGAAACTTCATCACTCCAAACAAACCTTGCATCATCTCCAACTCCATCTCCCATTggccctccctctctctctggTCCCACCCTTCTTACCTCACTCAATCCCTCTCTTCCACCACCGTCTCCCTCCATCTCACCCCCACCGGCTCCGCCGACTCTTTAACCCCTCTCCCCTCTTCCCCCTCCTCCCTCTGCTTCGCCTCTGCCCATGTCCAAAACCTCCCTTTCCCCGAAGCCCTCCGTCTCATCAACTCCTCTAACCCTTCCCAATGTGTCGCCTACGCGCAGCAACAGAACGATTGTTTTCGTTCAGAGTATGATTCCATTGTTAAAGATTGTGATCAACATATTGCTTGGGCTACTGAAGCATTTGGTTTAGAGCCTGAAGCTGTTAATCTTTGGATTGGAAACAAACATTCATCTACTTGGTTTCATAAGGATCATTATGAGAATCTTTATGCTGTTGTTACTGGTCAAAAACACTTTCTTTTGTTTCCTCctactgatgttcatcgcttTTATATTCGGAATTACCCTGCTGCTACTTATAAATATTACATG GAAACTGGAGAGTTTGATTTGGAACTTGACAAGCCAACTAGGTATGTGCCTTGGTGTAGTGTGAACCCTTTTCCTTCTCCGGAGAACTTGGAGGACGAGATTTCAAAGTTTCCTTTATACTTCAATGGCCCTCCACCGTTTGAGTGTACTGTCAAGGCTGGGGAGATTCTTTACTT GCCAAGCATGTGGTTTCATCATGTTAGACAAAGTGGGGATGATGGAGAATTAACTATTGCAGTAAATTATT gGTATGATATGCAATTTGACATTAAGTATGcttatttcaactttttacaATCTATTGATTACCGATCTCCTACGAGTCCAATGATGCCTGAGAAATTGTGTGAGGAGATAGATTTTGGTCCTGATGACGATGAGACTAGATGA
- the LOC11415559 gene encoding pentatricopeptide repeat-containing protein At1g31790 — MEAIVAPPPPAPPTRRRNADTTSTTSPPSNHQPHLLRLPLRRNPKPKNLSLIHPSSQPITPPKKSKRRRKCDTTSHILPLMDALHFPITIDIYTSLVKECTLSTDPETAIELHTQIITRGIELPLTLLNRILIMFVSCGLLENARRVFDVMSVRDFHSWATLFVSYYENGEYENAIDVFVSMLCQLDVMGFSFPPWIWSCLLKACACTMNVPLGMQVHGCLLKLGACDHVLISSSLIRFYGRFKCLEDANMVFNRVSRHNTLTWTAKIVSSCRERHFSEALGDFKKMGRVGVKKDSFTFSSVLKACGRMQNRGSCGEQVHADAIKLGLDSDSYVQCSLIAMYGRSGLLRDAELVFEMTRNERNVDSLNAMLMGYIQNGLYIEAVKFVYQMKAAGVQPHEPLLEKLRIACGSSNFSSMN, encoded by the coding sequence ATGGAAGCTATCGTTGCTCCACCACCGCCGGCACCACCCACCCGCCGCCGCAACGCAGACACCACTTCAACAACCTCTCCTCCTTCCAACcaccaacctcaccttcttcgTTTACCCCTCCGTCGTAACCCCAAACCCAAAAACCTCTCTCTCATTCACCCTTCTTCACAACCTATTACTCCTCCAAAGAAGAGCAAGCGAAGAAGAAAATGTGATACAACTTCACACATCTTACCCTTAATGGATGCTCTTCACTTTCCCATAACCATTGATATTTACACCTCATTGGTCAAAGAATGTACTCTTTCCACCGACCCAGAAACTGCTATTGAGTTGCATACACAAATCATAACTAGAGGCATCGAACTGCCATTGACATTGCTCAATCGGATTCTGATTATGTTTGTTTCATGCGGTTTATTGGAGAATGCACGCCGAGTGTTTGATGTAATGTCTGTGAGGGATTTTCATTCTTGGGCTACCTTGTTTGTTTCTTATTATGAAAATGGTGAGTATGAGAATGCTATAGATGTTTTTGTTAGTATGTTATGTCAATTGGATGTGATGGGGTTTTCTTTTCCTCCGTGGATTTGGTCTTGTCTTCTCAAGGCTTGTGCTTGTACTATGAATGTACCTCTAGGAATGCAAGTTCATGGATGTTTATTGAAGTTGGGTGCTTGCGACCATGTGCTTATTAGTAGCTCTTTGATTAGATTTTACGGGAGGTTCAAGTGTTTGGAAGATGCAAACATGGTTTTTAATCGAGTGTCGCGGCATAACACATTGACTTGGACTGCGAAAATTGTCAGCAGTTGCAGGGAAAGGCATTTCTCTGAGGCTCTTGGTGATTTCAAGAAGATGGGAAGGGTAGGGGTAAAGAAGGACAGTTTTACGTTTTCTAGTGTTCTCAAGGCTTGTGGAAGGATGCAGAATCGTGGAAGCTGCGGTGAACAGGTTCATGCGGATGCAATTAAACTTGGATTGGACTCGGATAGTTACGTGCAGTGTAGTTTGATAGCCATGTATGGAAGAAGTGGATTACTAAGAGATGCAGAACTGGTATTTGAAATGACACGAAATGAAAGAAATGTCGATAGTTTGAATGCGATGCTTATGGGTTACATACAAAATGGTTTGTATATTGAAGCTGTTAAGTTTGTGTATCAGATGAAGGCGGCTGGAGTGCAGCCACATGAACCACTGCTTGAAAAACTAAGAATTGCTTGTGGCAGTTCTAACTTTTCAAGCATGAACTAA
- the LOC11416550 gene encoding probable carotenoid cleavage dioxygenase 4, chloroplastic: protein MVPKPIIILTTKQPPTIPIPQFNIAFVRTQEKPQTSQPHETLRTGSPAKTKTLLTSQKHKNTNKRLQTSSISALILNTLDDIINTFIDPPIKPSVDPRHVLSQNFAPVLDELPPTQCVIIKGTLPPSLYGAYIRNGPNPQFLPRGPYHLFDGDGMLHAITISNGKATLCSRYVKTYKYKIENKAGHQLIPNVFSGFNSLIALAARGSVVVARVLTGQYNPSNGIGLVNTSLALFGNRLFALGESDLPYEVKLTPNGDIQTMGRYDFNGKLLMSMTAHPKIDSDTSECFAFRYGPIRPFLTYFRFDSNGVKHNDVPVFSMKRPSFLHDFAITKKYAVFADIQLEMNPLGMIFGGSPVRSDPSKVSRIGILPRYANDESKMKWFDVPGFNIMHTINAWDEEDGGTVTLVATNILSVQHVMERMDLIHAMIEKVRINVETGLVTRQPLSARNLDLAVINNDFLGKKSRFVYAAIGNPMPKFSGVVKIDVLKGEEVGCRLYGEGCYGGEPFFVAMEGGEEEDDGYLVSYVHDEKKGESKFLVMDAKSPEFEIVAEVKLPRRVPYGFHGLFVKQSDITKLSVS, encoded by the coding sequence ATGGTTCCCAAACccataataatattaacaacTAAACAACCACCCACAATTCCTATCCCTCAATTTAACATAGCATTCGTCAGAACCCAAGAAAAACCCCAAACATCACAACCTCATGAGACACTAAGAACCGGTTCccctgcaaaaacaaaaactcttCTCACCTcccaaaaacacaaaaacacaaacaaaagactacaaacatcatcaatatcAGCACTAATACTCAACACACTCGATGACATTATCAACACCTTCATAGACCCACCAATAAAACCATCCGTAGATCCAAGACATGTTTTGTCCCAAAACTTTGCACCAGTCCTAGACGAACTCCCTCCAACACAATGTGTAATCATCAAAGGTACACTCCCGCCGTCACTTTACGGTGCTTACATAAGAAACGGACCAAACCCACAGTTCCTTCCACGTGGACCCTACCATCTCTTTGACGGTGACGGCATGCTTCATGCCATTACAATCTCAAACGGGAAAGCCACACTATGTAGCCGTTATGTAAAAACCTACAAGtacaaaattgaaaacaaagcTGGTCACCAACTTATCCCAAACGTGTTTTCTGGTTTCAACTCGCTTATTGCTTTAGCGGCACGTGGATCCGTGGTTGTAGCACGGGTGTTAACCGGTCAGTATAACCCATCTAACGGCATTGGATTGGTCAACACAAGTttagctctgtttggtaaccgTCTTTTTGCTTTAGGAGAATCAGATCTTCCTTATGAAGTCAAACTAACACCAAACGGTGACATCCAAACAATGGGCCGTTATGATTTCAACGGCAAACTCTTGATGAGTATGACGGCGCATCCTAAAATAGACTCTGACACAAGTGAATGTTTCGCTTTCCGTTATGGTCCCATTCGACCTTTTTTAACCTATTTCCGTTTTGATTCGAATGGTGTTAAACATAACGACGTTCCAGTATTCTCCATGAAAAGACCTTCGTTTCTTCATGATTTCGCCATTACTAAAAAATATGCTGTGTTCGCTGATATACAGCTTGAAATGAATCCTCTTGGCATGATTTTCGGTGGTTCTCCGGTGAGATCGGATCCATCTAAAGTTTCAAGGATCGGAATTCTACCTCGTTATGCTAATGACGAGTCCAAGATGAAGTGGTTTGATGTTCCAGGGTTTAATATTATGCATACGATAAACGCATGGGATGAGGAAGATGGGGGAACAGTGACATTGGTAGCAACGAATATTTTGTCAGTGCAGCATGTGATGGAGAGAATGGACCTTATTCATGCCATGATTGAGAAAGTGAGGATTAATGTCGAAACGGGGTTAGTAACAAGACAACCATTATCAGCAAGAAATCTTGATTTGGCAGtgataaacaatgattttttggGGAAGAAGAGTAGGTTTGTTTATGCAGCGATTGGGAATCCAATGCCAAAGTTTTCGGGGGTGGTGAAGATTGATGTGTTGAAAGGGGAGGAAGTTGGATGTAGGTTGTATGGAGAGGGTTGTTATGGTGGTGAGCCGTTTTTCGTGGCGATGGAAGGTGGTGAGGAAGAGGATGATGGTTATTTAGTGAGTTATGTGCATGATGAGAAGAAGGGAGAATCTAAGTTTTTGGTGATGGATGCGAAGTCGCCAGAGTTTGAGATTGTGGCGGAGGTGAAGTTGCCGAGGAGGGTGCCCTATGGTTTTCATGGATTGTTTGTGAAGCAAAGTGACATAACCAAGTTGTCGGTGTCGTAG